A genomic region of Pseudopipra pipra isolate bDixPip1 chromosome 20, bDixPip1.hap1, whole genome shotgun sequence contains the following coding sequences:
- the TRAF2 gene encoding TNF receptor-associated factor 2 isoform X1, whose product MALCAQSLEIQPELFVHMAAANSSPPGSLDVSQPGFAKEILGTKLEVKYLCSDCKNILRRPFQAQCGHRYCSYCLKKIISAGPQKCASCIQEGIYEEGISILETNSAFPDNAARREVESLPAMCINSGCTWRGTIKEYEAHDEVCPEFPLTCEGCGKKIPREKFRDHVKTCGRSKVPCRFEAVGCAEVVENEKLLEHESKCLAEHLYMLLSSVLSLRAGVGDLKPLPALSSSQNNSPLLAANSLCSESELSRSLQLLGRCEALERKTVTFENIVCVLNREVERVSLTAEAYSRQHRLDQEKIETLSNKVRQLERSIGLKDLAMAEMEEKIRNMEASTYDGVFIWKITEFARKRQEAITGRSPAIFSPAFYTSKYGYKMCLRVYLNGDGTGRGTHLSLFFVVMKGPNDALLRWPFNQKVTLMLLDQNNREHIIDAFRPDVTSSSFQRPVTEMNIASGCPLFCPVSVMEAKNSYVRDDAIFIKAIVDLTGL is encoded by the exons ATGGCACTCTGTGCGCAG tctctgGAGATACAGCCAGAACTTTTCGTTCACATGGCAGCAGCAAACTCTTCTCCACCTGGTTCTTTGGATGTAAGCCAGCCTGGGTTTGCAAAGGAGATCCTGGGAACTAAACTGGAGGTCAAATACCTCTGCTCTGATTGCAAGAACATCCTGAGGCGGCCGTTCCAGGCACAGTGTGGCCATCGCTACTGCTCCTACTGCCTGAAGAAAATCATCAG TGCTGGACCTCAAAAGTGTGCCAGCTGTATCCAGGAAGGAATATACGAAGAAGGAATTTCTATTTTGGAAACAAACTCG GCTTTCCCCGACAACGCGGCGCGGCGGGAGGTGGAGAGTCTGCCAGCCATGTGCATCAACAGCGGCTGCACCTGGAGGGGCACCATCAAAGAGTATGAG GCTCATGATGAAGTCTGCCCTGAATTCCCACTGACTTGTGAAGGCTGTGGGAAGAAGATTCCCAGGGAGAAG tTTCGGGACCATGTGAAGACCTGTGGCAGATCCAAAGTGCCTTGCCGGTTCGAGGctgtgggctgtgctgaggtg GTGGAAAATGAAAAGCTCCTGGAACATGAAAGCAAGTGTTTGGCAGAGCATCTCTacatgctgctgagctctgtgctcagcctCAGGGCTGGTGTTGGGGACCTGAAACCCCTTCCTGCACTTTCCTCATCGCAAAACAACTCCCCGCTGCTGGCAGCAAACTCACTGTGCTCAGAGTCAGAGCTCTCCCGGTCCCTGCAGCTCTTAGGAAGGTGTGAGGCCCTCGAGAGGAAAACAGTGACCTTTGAGAACATTGTCTGTGTGCTGAACCGGGAGGTGGAGAGAGTGTCCCTGACAGCCGAAGCCTACAGCCGCCAGCACCGACTGGACCAGGAGAAAATCGAAACGCTGAGCAACAAG GTCCggcagctggagaggagcatCGGGCTCAAAGACCTGGCCATGGCAGAGATGGAGGAGAAGATCCGCAACATGGAAGCTTCCACCTATGATGGGGTCTTCATCTGGAAGATAACGGAGTTTGCCAGGAAGCGTCAGGAGGCGATAACAGGCCGCTCCCCTGCCATCTTCTCTCCAG CTTTCTACACCAGCAAGTACGGCTACAAGATGTGTCTCCGTGTGTACTTGAACGGGGATGGCACCGGGCGTGGGACCCACCTGTCCTTGTTTTTTGTGGTGATGAAGGGACCCAACGACGCACTGCTGCGGTGGCCCTTCAACCAGAAG GTCACCCTGATGCTCCTGGACCAGAACAACCGGGAGCACATCATTGATGCCTTCCGCCCCGACGTGACGTCCTCCTCCTTCCAGCGCCCTGTCACGGAGATGAACATCGCCAGTGGCTGCCCCCTCTTCTGTCCTGTCTCCGTCATGGAAGCCAAGAACTCCTACGTGCGTGATGACGCCATCTTTATTAAAGCCATCGTGGATCTCACAGGCCTCTAA
- the TRAF2 gene encoding TNF receptor-associated factor 2 isoform X4, producing MALCAQSLEIQPELFVHMAAANSSPPGSLDVSQPGFAKEILGTKLEVKYLCSDCKNILRRPFQAQCGHRYCSYCLKKIISAGPQKCASCIQEGIYEEGISILETNSAFPDNAARREVESLPAMCINSGCTWRGTIKEYEFRDHVKTCGRSKVPCRFEAVGCAEVVENEKLLEHESKCLAEHLYMLLSSVLSLRAGVGDLKPLPALSSSQNNSPLLAANSLCSESELSRSLQLLGRCEALERKTVTFENIVCVLNREVERVSLTAEAYSRQHRLDQEKIETLSNKVRQLERSIGLKDLAMAEMEEKIRNMEASTYDGVFIWKITEFARKRQEAITGRSPAIFSPAFYTSKYGYKMCLRVYLNGDGTGRGTHLSLFFVVMKGPNDALLRWPFNQKVTLMLLDQNNREHIIDAFRPDVTSSSFQRPVTEMNIASGCPLFCPVSVMEAKNSYVRDDAIFIKAIVDLTGL from the exons ATGGCACTCTGTGCGCAG tctctgGAGATACAGCCAGAACTTTTCGTTCACATGGCAGCAGCAAACTCTTCTCCACCTGGTTCTTTGGATGTAAGCCAGCCTGGGTTTGCAAAGGAGATCCTGGGAACTAAACTGGAGGTCAAATACCTCTGCTCTGATTGCAAGAACATCCTGAGGCGGCCGTTCCAGGCACAGTGTGGCCATCGCTACTGCTCCTACTGCCTGAAGAAAATCATCAG TGCTGGACCTCAAAAGTGTGCCAGCTGTATCCAGGAAGGAATATACGAAGAAGGAATTTCTATTTTGGAAACAAACTCG GCTTTCCCCGACAACGCGGCGCGGCGGGAGGTGGAGAGTCTGCCAGCCATGTGCATCAACAGCGGCTGCACCTGGAGGGGCACCATCAAAGAGTATGAG tTTCGGGACCATGTGAAGACCTGTGGCAGATCCAAAGTGCCTTGCCGGTTCGAGGctgtgggctgtgctgaggtg GTGGAAAATGAAAAGCTCCTGGAACATGAAAGCAAGTGTTTGGCAGAGCATCTCTacatgctgctgagctctgtgctcagcctCAGGGCTGGTGTTGGGGACCTGAAACCCCTTCCTGCACTTTCCTCATCGCAAAACAACTCCCCGCTGCTGGCAGCAAACTCACTGTGCTCAGAGTCAGAGCTCTCCCGGTCCCTGCAGCTCTTAGGAAGGTGTGAGGCCCTCGAGAGGAAAACAGTGACCTTTGAGAACATTGTCTGTGTGCTGAACCGGGAGGTGGAGAGAGTGTCCCTGACAGCCGAAGCCTACAGCCGCCAGCACCGACTGGACCAGGAGAAAATCGAAACGCTGAGCAACAAG GTCCggcagctggagaggagcatCGGGCTCAAAGACCTGGCCATGGCAGAGATGGAGGAGAAGATCCGCAACATGGAAGCTTCCACCTATGATGGGGTCTTCATCTGGAAGATAACGGAGTTTGCCAGGAAGCGTCAGGAGGCGATAACAGGCCGCTCCCCTGCCATCTTCTCTCCAG CTTTCTACACCAGCAAGTACGGCTACAAGATGTGTCTCCGTGTGTACTTGAACGGGGATGGCACCGGGCGTGGGACCCACCTGTCCTTGTTTTTTGTGGTGATGAAGGGACCCAACGACGCACTGCTGCGGTGGCCCTTCAACCAGAAG GTCACCCTGATGCTCCTGGACCAGAACAACCGGGAGCACATCATTGATGCCTTCCGCCCCGACGTGACGTCCTCCTCCTTCCAGCGCCCTGTCACGGAGATGAACATCGCCAGTGGCTGCCCCCTCTTCTGTCCTGTCTCCGTCATGGAAGCCAAGAACTCCTACGTGCGTGATGACGCCATCTTTATTAAAGCCATCGTGGATCTCACAGGCCTCTAA
- the TRAF2 gene encoding TNF receptor-associated factor 2 isoform X2 produces the protein MEGQDKSLEIQPELFVHMAAANSSPPGSLDVSQPGFAKEILGTKLEVKYLCSDCKNILRRPFQAQCGHRYCSYCLKKIISAGPQKCASCIQEGIYEEGISILETNSAFPDNAARREVESLPAMCINSGCTWRGTIKEYEAHDEVCPEFPLTCEGCGKKIPREKFRDHVKTCGRSKVPCRFEAVGCAEVVENEKLLEHESKCLAEHLYMLLSSVLSLRAGVGDLKPLPALSSSQNNSPLLAANSLCSESELSRSLQLLGRCEALERKTVTFENIVCVLNREVERVSLTAEAYSRQHRLDQEKIETLSNKVRQLERSIGLKDLAMAEMEEKIRNMEASTYDGVFIWKITEFARKRQEAITGRSPAIFSPAFYTSKYGYKMCLRVYLNGDGTGRGTHLSLFFVVMKGPNDALLRWPFNQKVTLMLLDQNNREHIIDAFRPDVTSSSFQRPVTEMNIASGCPLFCPVSVMEAKNSYVRDDAIFIKAIVDLTGL, from the exons atggagggacaggacaag tctctgGAGATACAGCCAGAACTTTTCGTTCACATGGCAGCAGCAAACTCTTCTCCACCTGGTTCTTTGGATGTAAGCCAGCCTGGGTTTGCAAAGGAGATCCTGGGAACTAAACTGGAGGTCAAATACCTCTGCTCTGATTGCAAGAACATCCTGAGGCGGCCGTTCCAGGCACAGTGTGGCCATCGCTACTGCTCCTACTGCCTGAAGAAAATCATCAG TGCTGGACCTCAAAAGTGTGCCAGCTGTATCCAGGAAGGAATATACGAAGAAGGAATTTCTATTTTGGAAACAAACTCG GCTTTCCCCGACAACGCGGCGCGGCGGGAGGTGGAGAGTCTGCCAGCCATGTGCATCAACAGCGGCTGCACCTGGAGGGGCACCATCAAAGAGTATGAG GCTCATGATGAAGTCTGCCCTGAATTCCCACTGACTTGTGAAGGCTGTGGGAAGAAGATTCCCAGGGAGAAG tTTCGGGACCATGTGAAGACCTGTGGCAGATCCAAAGTGCCTTGCCGGTTCGAGGctgtgggctgtgctgaggtg GTGGAAAATGAAAAGCTCCTGGAACATGAAAGCAAGTGTTTGGCAGAGCATCTCTacatgctgctgagctctgtgctcagcctCAGGGCTGGTGTTGGGGACCTGAAACCCCTTCCTGCACTTTCCTCATCGCAAAACAACTCCCCGCTGCTGGCAGCAAACTCACTGTGCTCAGAGTCAGAGCTCTCCCGGTCCCTGCAGCTCTTAGGAAGGTGTGAGGCCCTCGAGAGGAAAACAGTGACCTTTGAGAACATTGTCTGTGTGCTGAACCGGGAGGTGGAGAGAGTGTCCCTGACAGCCGAAGCCTACAGCCGCCAGCACCGACTGGACCAGGAGAAAATCGAAACGCTGAGCAACAAG GTCCggcagctggagaggagcatCGGGCTCAAAGACCTGGCCATGGCAGAGATGGAGGAGAAGATCCGCAACATGGAAGCTTCCACCTATGATGGGGTCTTCATCTGGAAGATAACGGAGTTTGCCAGGAAGCGTCAGGAGGCGATAACAGGCCGCTCCCCTGCCATCTTCTCTCCAG CTTTCTACACCAGCAAGTACGGCTACAAGATGTGTCTCCGTGTGTACTTGAACGGGGATGGCACCGGGCGTGGGACCCACCTGTCCTTGTTTTTTGTGGTGATGAAGGGACCCAACGACGCACTGCTGCGGTGGCCCTTCAACCAGAAG GTCACCCTGATGCTCCTGGACCAGAACAACCGGGAGCACATCATTGATGCCTTCCGCCCCGACGTGACGTCCTCCTCCTTCCAGCGCCCTGTCACGGAGATGAACATCGCCAGTGGCTGCCCCCTCTTCTGTCCTGTCTCCGTCATGGAAGCCAAGAACTCCTACGTGCGTGATGACGCCATCTTTATTAAAGCCATCGTGGATCTCACAGGCCTCTAA
- the TRAF2 gene encoding TNF receptor-associated factor 2 isoform X3, giving the protein MAAANSSPPGSLDVSQPGFAKEILGTKLEVKYLCSDCKNILRRPFQAQCGHRYCSYCLKKIISAGPQKCASCIQEGIYEEGISILETNSAFPDNAARREVESLPAMCINSGCTWRGTIKEYEAHDEVCPEFPLTCEGCGKKIPREKFRDHVKTCGRSKVPCRFEAVGCAEVVENEKLLEHESKCLAEHLYMLLSSVLSLRAGVGDLKPLPALSSSQNNSPLLAANSLCSESELSRSLQLLGRCEALERKTVTFENIVCVLNREVERVSLTAEAYSRQHRLDQEKIETLSNKVRQLERSIGLKDLAMAEMEEKIRNMEASTYDGVFIWKITEFARKRQEAITGRSPAIFSPAFYTSKYGYKMCLRVYLNGDGTGRGTHLSLFFVVMKGPNDALLRWPFNQKVTLMLLDQNNREHIIDAFRPDVTSSSFQRPVTEMNIASGCPLFCPVSVMEAKNSYVRDDAIFIKAIVDLTGL; this is encoded by the exons ATGGCAGCAGCAAACTCTTCTCCACCTGGTTCTTTGGATGTAAGCCAGCCTGGGTTTGCAAAGGAGATCCTGGGAACTAAACTGGAGGTCAAATACCTCTGCTCTGATTGCAAGAACATCCTGAGGCGGCCGTTCCAGGCACAGTGTGGCCATCGCTACTGCTCCTACTGCCTGAAGAAAATCATCAG TGCTGGACCTCAAAAGTGTGCCAGCTGTATCCAGGAAGGAATATACGAAGAAGGAATTTCTATTTTGGAAACAAACTCG GCTTTCCCCGACAACGCGGCGCGGCGGGAGGTGGAGAGTCTGCCAGCCATGTGCATCAACAGCGGCTGCACCTGGAGGGGCACCATCAAAGAGTATGAG GCTCATGATGAAGTCTGCCCTGAATTCCCACTGACTTGTGAAGGCTGTGGGAAGAAGATTCCCAGGGAGAAG tTTCGGGACCATGTGAAGACCTGTGGCAGATCCAAAGTGCCTTGCCGGTTCGAGGctgtgggctgtgctgaggtg GTGGAAAATGAAAAGCTCCTGGAACATGAAAGCAAGTGTTTGGCAGAGCATCTCTacatgctgctgagctctgtgctcagcctCAGGGCTGGTGTTGGGGACCTGAAACCCCTTCCTGCACTTTCCTCATCGCAAAACAACTCCCCGCTGCTGGCAGCAAACTCACTGTGCTCAGAGTCAGAGCTCTCCCGGTCCCTGCAGCTCTTAGGAAGGTGTGAGGCCCTCGAGAGGAAAACAGTGACCTTTGAGAACATTGTCTGTGTGCTGAACCGGGAGGTGGAGAGAGTGTCCCTGACAGCCGAAGCCTACAGCCGCCAGCACCGACTGGACCAGGAGAAAATCGAAACGCTGAGCAACAAG GTCCggcagctggagaggagcatCGGGCTCAAAGACCTGGCCATGGCAGAGATGGAGGAGAAGATCCGCAACATGGAAGCTTCCACCTATGATGGGGTCTTCATCTGGAAGATAACGGAGTTTGCCAGGAAGCGTCAGGAGGCGATAACAGGCCGCTCCCCTGCCATCTTCTCTCCAG CTTTCTACACCAGCAAGTACGGCTACAAGATGTGTCTCCGTGTGTACTTGAACGGGGATGGCACCGGGCGTGGGACCCACCTGTCCTTGTTTTTTGTGGTGATGAAGGGACCCAACGACGCACTGCTGCGGTGGCCCTTCAACCAGAAG GTCACCCTGATGCTCCTGGACCAGAACAACCGGGAGCACATCATTGATGCCTTCCGCCCCGACGTGACGTCCTCCTCCTTCCAGCGCCCTGTCACGGAGATGAACATCGCCAGTGGCTGCCCCCTCTTCTGTCCTGTCTCCGTCATGGAAGCCAAGAACTCCTACGTGCGTGATGACGCCATCTTTATTAAAGCCATCGTGGATCTCACAGGCCTCTAA